CCGCGATCAGGCCGCCGATCGCCGGCACGATGATGACCCAGGCACCGAGCCGATTGTTCGCGGGCGAGTGCGCGGTGAACGAAACGGTCTGGTAGAAGAACAGGTTCGTGAAGAAGTGGATCAGCTGGAACAGCACATAGGCGCCGACCGAGCTGAGGATGCCGATCACGATCGCGAACGCCGACAGCATCAGGAACCGGTCGTGCCCGGAGAAGTCGCGCCACTCCGGGGTCGCGGCGGATTCGGTCTGGGGCGAGTTCATGGGGTTTGCTCCTGGGCCAGGTTCAGGCGGTCGCGGTAGGCGGCGCCGACCGTGCGCAATATTTCGTCGTGGCGCTTGAGTTCGCGCAGGTGGCGGGTCGCGATGCGCTTGACCAGCGCACGCCCTTGTGGCGTCAGGTGGATTTCGACGCGCCGCGCATCTTCGGCGCTGCGCTGCTTGGTGACCAGCCCCTTGGCCTCGCAGCGCTTCACCAGACCGACGGTTCCCTGATGGCTCGCATCCAGCCGCGTCGCCAGTTCGCCGACGGTCGCCCACTCGCGTCCGGCAAAGCCGCGCAGGTGCAGCAGCAGCAGATACTGCAGCGGCGACATCCCGGCGTCGAGCGCCGCCGACTGGCTGAATCGCAGAAATTGCGCCAGCCGGAAGCGGAACTCGGACAGGGTCGCATATTGCTTCTTCGTGATCACTCTCTCCGCCCCGACTCGATGCGCGATTATACAACGTCGTGATATAAATTGCCGGTCGGGCAGCGCGGTCCGCGCGCGCGGACTATATTGAAGCCATGGCTTCCGATACATGGTGTCCGCGATGAGTGCGGGTTGGGCGAGCGAACAGCGGGCGAACGCCAGCAGCGTGCTCGCGGGGCTGGTCGACCTGTCGCCGGCCAATTTCGCGATGGTCATGGCCACCGGCATCGTGTCGCTGGCGGCGCACCAGCATGGACTGGACCGGGTCGCATTCGCGCTGTTCTGGCTCGCCGGCATCGCCTGGGCCGTGCTCTGGTGCATGAACACGCTGCGCATGCTGGTGTTTCCGCGGCGCTTCTACGGCGACATGGTCGACCACATGAGTGGTCCGGGCTACTTCACCTCGGTCGCGGCGACCGCGGTGCTGGGCGCGCAGTTCGTGATCCTCGCGCACCGCCCCTGGCTCGGGGGCGTGCTGCTCGCATTGGCCTACGTGCTGTGGCTGGTGCTGACCTACACCGTGTTCGCCGCGATGATCGTGAAGGACGTCAAGCCGACGCTGGACAAGGGCATCAGCGGTGCCTGGCTGCTCGCGGTGGTGGCGACGCAGTCGCTCGCGGTGCTCGGCGCGCTGCTCGCGACGCAGACGCCACCGCCTTGGCGGCTGATGCTGAACTTCTTCGCGCTCGCGATGTGGCTGTGGGGCGGCATGCAGTACATCTGGATGGTGTCTCTGATCTTCTACCGCGACACCTTCTTTCACTTCGCGCCGGTGGACCTGACGCCGCCGCACTGGATCAGCATGGGCGCGATGGCAATCTCGACGCTGGTCGGCGCGCTGCTGATCGACAACGCCGCCAACGCGCCGATGCTGAAGGTGCTGACGCCGTTCCTGATGGGTTTCATGGTGTTCTACTGGGCGACCGGCACCTGGTGGGTGCCGATGATGATCGTGCTGGACGTCTGGAGCTATGTGTACAAGCGGTTTCCGTTCCACTACGACCCGCTCGACTGGGGCGCGGTGTTTCCGCTCGGCATGTATGCGGTCTGCACGTACGACATGGCGCGCGTGCTCGCGCTCGACTTCCTGTGGCCGCTGCCGGTGGCATTTCTGGTGCTTGCGTTGCTCGCCTGGGTCGCTGCGTTCGCCGGCCTGCTGCGCCGCATCGTGCAATGGCTGCGGGCGGCGCGCGCGCGCTGAAAGCCCTGCGATCGGCTCAACCCGGCTGCACGTTCTCGCCCGGCACCTTGCCTGCGCCCCGGATGTTGCGGCGCCTGCGCTGCCAGGCCTGCCAGGTGCGGCGCGGCCGCAGCGCGGACGCGATGAAATACATGCCCTTGAACACGAGCAGCGAGCCCCAGATCGGCGTGCCGCGGTGGATGTCGCCGGCGAGCAGCGACAGCAGCGCGCTCTTCACGCCGAGCGGGTTGCGCGGGTGCATGAAGAATTCCCGCATCGCGGGGTTCGTGACCCGGAAGATGAACCAGGAGAACTCGCGCGGCGCAATCCGCATGGTGCGCTCGAAATGCCGGCGCGCGGCGGCGGCCGCCGCCGGCCGGTCCAGATGGGCGTCGATCAGAGCGACCGCCTCGAACGCACCGTGCATCGCCATGTAGACGCCGGAAGAGAACACCGGATCGATGAAGGTGAACGCGTCCCCGAGCAGCACGTAGCGCTCGTCGGTGCAATGACTTGCGCTGTACGCATAGTTGCCGGTCGCGTACACCTTGCCGTCGATCAGCCGCGCTGCCGTCAAGCGCTGCGCCAACGGCGGGCACAGCGCGATCGTGTCGGCGAAGAACTCGGGCAGCGGCTTTGCGCGCGACTTCAGGTAGTACGGCCAGCACACCGCGCCGATGCTGACGCTGCCGTCGGCCAGCGGGATGTACCAGAACCAGCCGTGCGCGAACCAGAAGATCGTGATGTCGCCCTCGCGCATGCCGTCTGCGCGTTCGGCGTTCGCGAAATGGCCGAACAGCGCCGAACTGTTGTGGCGCGGGTTCTTCTGCTTGATCCCGAACTGGTTCGCGAGCACGGTGTCGCGCCCCGAGGCATCGACCACGTAGCGGGCGCGCCAGCGGCGCCGTTCGGCGGGAGAGGAGGGATCGGCGTCGCCGGTATCGAGTTCGGCCTCGATGTCGGCCCCGACCGCGTCGAACGCGATTCGGCGCACGCGGCAGCCTTCCAGGGTGCGGGCGCCGTCCTGCTGCGCCCGTTCGAACAGGATCCGATCCAGGTCGGCGCGCCGCACCTGCCAGGCCCGGTCGAGCTGCGGATCCCAGCTTTCGGCGAACGCAAGCCGCGTCGTGTGCGCATGGTCGGGCGAGACGAATTCCACGCCCCATTTGCGCATGCCGATACGATCGACCGCGTCGCGTACGCCGAGCCGGTCGAACAGCGGCGCATTGGCCGGTAGCAGGGATTCGCCGATGTGGAAACGCGGGTGATGCGATTTTTCGGCCAGCAGCACCGAGCGGCCGGCGCGCGCGAGCAGCGCGGCAACGGTCGCGCCGGCCGGACCGCCGCCGATCACGAACACGTCGCAGTCGAACGGCGCGCTGCCGGCGTCGGGTTGTGCAGGGCGCTGGGTTTCCATCGGTGGTCCGGGCATTGTGCCCGGTTTGCGGCGCGCAGCGGAATCGAGCCGAATGCCGCCGCAGCAGGCGCGCACCCGCACTAGAGGTAATCGGCCCCGGCTTCCTGTGCGAAGCGCGCCGGGTCGCCCTCCCAGACGATGCGCGCGTGCTCGAGCACGTAGACCCGGTCCGCGTGCGGCAGCGCGAAGGTGACGTTCTGCTCGCCGAGCAGCACGGTCAGCGGCGTCGTCTGTCGCAGCGTCTCCAGCGCCTTCGACAACTGCTCGAGGATCACCGGCGCGAGGCCCAGCGTCGGCTCGTCGAGGATCAGCAGGTCGGGCTTCATCATCAGCGCGCGCGCGATCGCCAGCATCTGCTGTTCGCCGCCGCTGAGCGTCTGCGCGAGTTGGCCGGCGCGCTCGCGCAGGATCGGGAACAGGTCGAGCAGCCAGCCGAGCTGGCGTTCGCGCTCGGCGGTGTCCTGGTGCTGGCCCCCGAGATCGAGGTTTTCGCGCACCGTCATCTCGCCGAACAGCTCGCGCGTCTCAGGGCATTGCACGATGCCGCCGCGCGCGATCTGCGCCGCGGTGCGGCCGCGCAGCGCCTGCCCGTCGCGTGCGATCGTGCCGGTGTACGGCAGCAGGCCCGAGATCGTGTTGAACAGCGTGGTCTTGCCGGCGCCGTTCAAGCCGACGATGGAAACGAACTCGCCGGCGTGCACGTGGATGGCCACGTCCTGCAGCGCCTGCGCCTTGCCGTAGTGGACGCTGAGGTTCTTCACCTCCAGCCGCGGCGTCTTGCCGGCGAAGTCGGCCGCCGGGCGCGCGGCGGTCTCGATCGAGCCGCCGAGGTAGACCTGGCGCACGGTCTCGTGTCGCATCACCTCGTCGGCCGGGCCGGTGCAGATCTCCTCGCCCAGGTACATCGCGAGCACCCGATCCACCAGCGCCGACACGCTCTTGACGTTGTGGTCGACCAGCAGCACCGCACGGTCCTCGTCGCGAAAGCCGCGGATCAGCGTGGAGAAGGTCGCGACCTCGGCCAGCGTCAGCCCGGCGAACGGCTCGTCGACCAGCACCACCTTCGGGTTGCGCGCGATCGCCTTCGCCAGTTCGAGCCGGCGCAGGTCGGCGAACGGCAGCGTCGGCGGTTTGCGATCGAGCACGGCGCCGAGGCCGACCCGCTCGGCGATTTGCCGCGCGTGCTCGGCCAGTCCGTGGTCGGCGAACACCATGCGCAGGCTGTCGGGCAGCAGTGCGACCAGGATGTTCTCGAGCACCGTCTGGCGGTTCAACGGGCGCGAATGCTGAAACACCATGCCGAAGCCGCGGCGCGCGATCCGGTGCGCCGGCAGCCCGGCCAGAT
This genomic interval from Burkholderiaceae bacterium contains the following:
- a CDS encoding Transcriptional regulator, MarR family, which codes for MITKKQYATLSEFRFRLAQFLRFSQSAALDAGMSPLQYLLLLHLRGFAGREWATVGELATRLDASHQGTVGLVKRCEAKGLVTKQRSAEDARRVEIHLTPQGRALVKRIATRHLRELKRHDEILRTVGAAYRDRLNLAQEQTP
- a CDS encoding C4-dicarboxylate transporter/malic acid transport protein, whose translation is MVSAMSAGWASEQRANASSVLAGLVDLSPANFAMVMATGIVSLAAHQHGLDRVAFALFWLAGIAWAVLWCMNTLRMLVFPRRFYGDMVDHMSGPGYFTSVAATAVLGAQFVILAHRPWLGGVLLALAYVLWLVLTYTVFAAMIVKDVKPTLDKGISGAWLLAVVATQSLAVLGALLATQTPPPWRLMLNFFALAMWLWGGMQYIWMVSLIFYRDTFFHFAPVDLTPPHWISMGAMAISTLVGALLIDNAANAPMLKVLTPFLMGFMVFYWATGTWWVPMMIVLDVWSYVYKRFPFHYDPLDWGAVFPLGMYAVCTYDMARVLALDFLWPLPVAFLVLALLAWVAAFAGLLRRIVQWLRAARAR
- a CDS encoding FAD-binding protein gives rise to the protein METQRPAQPDAGSAPFDCDVFVIGGGPAGATVAALLARAGRSVLLAEKSHHPRFHIGESLLPANAPLFDRLGVRDAVDRIGMRKWGVEFVSPDHAHTTRLAFAESWDPQLDRAWQVRRADLDRILFERAQQDGARTLEGCRVRRIAFDAVGADIEAELDTGDADPSSPAERRRWRARYVVDASGRDTVLANQFGIKQKNPRHNSSALFGHFANAERADGMREGDITIFWFAHGWFWYIPLADGSVSIGAVCWPYYLKSRAKPLPEFFADTIALCPPLAQRLTAARLIDGKVYATGNYAYSASHCTDERYVLLGDAFTFIDPVFSSGVYMAMHGAFEAVALIDAHLDRPAAAAAARRHFERTMRIAPREFSWFIFRVTNPAMREFFMHPRNPLGVKSALLSLLAGDIHRGTPIWGSLLVFKGMYFIASALRPRRTWQAWQRRRRNIRGAGKVPGENVQPG
- a CDS encoding ABC transporter, ATP-binding protein 1; the encoded protein is MTEATQALLQVRGLTKRFGGLTAVKDLDLDLHGGEIFGLIGPNGSGKSTAMKCIMGIERPSAGRVLFDGDDLAGLPAHRIARRGFGMVFQHSRPLNRQTVLENILVALLPDSLRMVFADHGLAEHARQIAERVGLGAVLDRKPPTLPFADLRRLELAKAIARNPKVVLVDEPFAGLTLAEVATFSTLIRGFRDEDRAVLLVDHNVKSVSALVDRVLAMYLGEEICTGPADEVMRHETVRQVYLGGSIETAARPAADFAGKTPRLEVKNLSVHYGKAQALQDVAIHVHAGEFVSIVGLNGAGKTTLFNTISGLLPYTGTIARDGQALRGRTAAQIARGGIVQCPETRELFGEMTVRENLDLGGQHQDTAERERQLGWLLDLFPILRERAGQLAQTLSGGEQQMLAIARALMMKPDLLILDEPTLGLAPVILEQLSKALETLRQTTPLTVLLGEQNVTFALPHADRVYVLEHARIVWEGDPARFAQEAGADYL